A stretch of the Leopardus geoffroyi isolate Oge1 chromosome B2, O.geoffroyi_Oge1_pat1.0, whole genome shotgun sequence genome encodes the following:
- the TMEM14A gene encoding transmembrane protein 14A codes for MDLIGFGYAALVTFGSILGYKRRGGVPSLIAGLFVGFLAGYGAYRVSNDKRDVKLSLFTAFFLATIMGVRYKRSKKIMPAGLVAGLSLMMILRLVLLLL; via the exons ATGGACCTGATTGGTTTTGGTTATGCGGCCCTTGTGACTTTTGGAAGCATTTTGGGATATAAGCGGAGAG gtggTGTTCCATCTTTGATCGCTGGTCTTTTTGTTGGATTTTTGGCTGGCTATGGAGCTTACCGAGTCTCAAATGACAAGCGAGATGTAAAACTGTCACTGT TTACAGCTTTCTTCCTGGCCACCATAATGGGCGTGAGGTATAAGAGATCCAAGAAAATCATGCCAGCTGGTCTGGTTGCAGGTTTAAG CCTCATGATGATTCTGAGACTTGTCTTACTGCTGCTCTGA